A genomic segment from Corylus avellana chromosome ca5, CavTom2PMs-1.0 encodes:
- the LOC132180512 gene encoding probable protein phosphatase 2C 52 has product MGGCVSTSSRSTCSSRSNGDTVSPSCFCGQKRTRRTFSDHVVSLQHLPSIPNRIFMNGKSRSSCIFTQQGRKGINQDAMIVWEDFMSEEVVFCGVFDGHGPHGHLVARKVRDTLPIKILSFLHSYQSRQDGSNTTCFKGNLRSDGGESEKDCSPEDKLNSIWREAFLKSYKAMDKELRSHPNLDCFCSGSTAVTIVKQGSNLFMGYIGDSRAIMGSKDSNDSTVAIQLTVDLKPDLPREAERIKRCKGRVFALQDEPEVPRVWLPFDDAPGLAMARAFGDFCLKEYGVISIPEFSHRILTERDQFIVLASDGVWDVLTNEEVVEIVSMAPTRASAARILVDSAAREWKLKYPTSKMDDCAVVCLFLDGKMDSESDYDEQNFSSATLQSNHSGNAIESDDGQKCEPSLQRNFTVRSSEENDTYGRLAVEADGNGETLAAEDQNWSGLEGVTRVNSLVQLPRFSDERPNPEVL; this is encoded by the exons ATGGGGGGTTGTGTGTCAACGAGTAGTCGGAGTACTTGTAGTAGCAGGAGTAATGGAGATACAGTATCTCCCTCTTGTTTTTGTGGCCAAAAAAGAACTAGGAGAACGTTCTCCGACCATGTTGTTAGCCTGCAGCATTTACCATCCATACCGAACCGGATCTTTATGAATGGAAAGAGTCGTAGTTCTTGCATATTCACGCAGCAGGGCCGCAAGGGTATAAACCAGGATGCCATGATTGTGTGGGAA GATTTCATGTCCGAAGAAGTGGTATTTTGTGGCGTCTTTGATGGACATGGTCCACACGGCCATCTTGTTGCTCGAAAAGTGAGGGATACCCTGCCGATTAAGATATTATCATTCTTGCATTCCTATCAGTCAAGGCAGGATGGGTCAAATACAACTTGTTTCAAAGGGAATCTAAGATCAGACGGTGGAGAATCAGAGAAGGATTGTTCACCCGAGGATAAATTGAATTCCATATGGAGAGAAGCTTTCTTAAAGTCATACAAGGCCATGGACAAAGAACTGAGGTCTCATCCAAATTTGGACTGCTTCTGTAGTGGTAGCACTGCTGTTACTATAGTGAAACAG GGTTCAAACCTTTTTATGGGATATATTGGGGATTCTCGAGCAATTATGGGATCTAAGGACAGCAATGATTCCACGGTGGCAATCCAGTTGACTGTTGATTTGAAGCCTGATTTACCAA GGGAGGCTGAAAGGATCAAACGGTGTAAGGGTAGGGTCTTTGCCTTGCAAGATGAGCCTGAAGTGCCTAGGGTATGGTTGCCATTTGACGATGCACCTGGATTAGCAATGGCTAGAGCATTTGGGGATTTCTGTTTGAAGGAATATGGGGTGATCTCTATACCTGAATTTTCTCACCGAATACTTACAGAGAGAGATCAGTTCATCGTTCTTGCTTCAGATGGG GTTTGGGATGTCTTGACCAATGAAGAGGTGGTTGAGATAGTATCAATGGCTCCAACCCGGGCATCAGCAGCAAGGATCCTGGTGGACTCGGCCGCTCGTGAATGGAAACTCAAATACCCTACTTCGAAAATGGATGACTGTGCAGtggtttgtttatttttggatGGGAAAATGGACTCGGAATCTGATTATGATGAACAAAACTTTTCTTCTGCAACCCTTCAGAGCAATCATTCTGGCAATGCAATTGAATCAGACGATGGCCAGAAGTGTGAGCCGTCTCTTCAAAGGAACTTCACGGTCAGGTCATCAGAAGAAAATGATACTTACGGACGACTAGCTGTTGAGGCCGACGGGAATGGGGAAACATTAGCAGCTGAAGATCAGAATTGGTCGGGTTTGGAAGGTGTCACACGAGTGAACTCGCTCGTTCAACTTCCTAGATTTTCTGATGAGAGGCCAAACCCTGAAGTTTTGTGA
- the LOC132182669 gene encoding photosystem II repair protein PSB27-H1, chloroplastic, translating to MASPTLITPTSKPTQLSPIKPKFTTTTTTTTITAAACQPRRREFLSLATVILSPACLFPVTPALAGTDEDYVKETEEVITKVRNTINMDKNDPNVANAVAELRETSNSWVAKYRREKSLLGRLSFRDIYSAINAVSGHYISFGPTAPIPAKRKARILEEMDTAEKALLRGR from the coding sequence ATGGCATCACCAACCCTAATAACTCCCACCTCCAAGCCAACACAACTCTCCCCCATCAAACCCAAATTCACCACcactaccaccaccaccaccatcaccgCCGCGGCCTGTCAACCTCGGCGCCGTGAATTCTTATCACTAGCCACAGTCATCCTCTCTCCGGCATGCCTCTTTCCGGTGACTCCAGCGCTAGCTGGTACCGACGAAGATTACGTGAAAGAGACGGAAGAAGTAATAACCAAGGTGAGAAACACCATCAACATGGACAAGAATGATCCCAATGTGGCTAATGCGGTGGCGGAGCTGAGAGAGACTTCAAATTCTTGGGTAGCCAAGTACCGGAGGGAGAAATCTTTGCTTGGCAGGCTTTCCTTCCGGGACATATATTCTGCAATCAACGCCGTTTCCGGCCACTATATTAGTTTCGGCCCCACCGCGCCGATACCGGCAAAGCGTAAGGCGAGGATATTGGAAGAGATGGACACTGCGGAGAAGGCCTTGTTGAGAGGAAGATAA